A window of the Paraburkholderia sp. ZP32-5 genome harbors these coding sequences:
- a CDS encoding IclR family transcriptional regulator codes for MSKALPPSSAPSSAVPANAESAAEKPGDSYVQSFARGLAVIRAFDATRPEQTLTDVAAATGLTRAGARRILLTLQTLGYVEAEGRLFRLTPKILDLGFAYLTSMPFWNLAEPVMESLSAQVHESCSAAVLDRTEIVYVLRVPTHKIMTINLSIGSRLPAYCTSMGRVLLAALDDEALDATLNLSPLHAHTPRTVTDKEELKKLIAQVRRQGWAIVDQELEGGLISLSAPIRNRQGRVIAAMNISGNAQRNSAKQMVKAFLDPLQEAAQTVSEMVARRG; via the coding sequence ATGAGCAAAGCCCTGCCGCCGTCTTCCGCGCCGTCTTCCGCTGTGCCCGCCAACGCCGAATCGGCCGCGGAGAAACCGGGCGACTCATACGTGCAGTCGTTCGCGCGCGGCCTCGCGGTGATCCGCGCGTTCGATGCGACGCGCCCCGAGCAGACGCTCACCGACGTCGCCGCCGCGACCGGCCTCACACGCGCGGGAGCGCGCCGGATTCTGCTGACATTGCAGACGCTCGGCTACGTGGAAGCGGAAGGACGCCTGTTCCGTCTGACACCGAAGATTCTCGACCTCGGCTTTGCGTATCTGACTTCGATGCCGTTCTGGAATCTCGCGGAGCCGGTGATGGAAAGCCTGTCGGCACAAGTGCACGAAAGCTGCTCGGCGGCCGTGCTCGACCGCACCGAGATCGTCTACGTGCTGCGCGTGCCGACGCACAAGATCATGACGATCAATCTGTCGATCGGCAGCCGTCTGCCCGCGTATTGCACGTCGATGGGCCGCGTGCTGCTCGCCGCGCTCGACGACGAAGCGCTCGACGCGACGCTGAATCTGTCGCCGCTTCACGCGCACACGCCGCGCACTGTCACCGACAAGGAAGAGTTGAAGAAGCTGATCGCTCAGGTGCGCCGCCAGGGGTGGGCAATCGTCGATCAGGAACTGGAGGGCGGGTTGATTTCGCTATCCGCGCCGATCCGCAATCGCCAGGGGCGCGTGATCGCCGCGATGAACATCAGCGGCAACGCGCAGCGCAATTCGGCGAAGCAGATGGTGAAGGCGTTTCTGGATCCGCTGCAGGAAGCCGCGCAGACCGTCTCGGAGATGGTCGCGCGGCGCGGGTGA
- the phnL gene encoding phosphonate C-P lyase system protein PhnL yields the protein MQSTETGAEPAFATNPALMLRAAGIGKTFTLHGQGGVQIEALADVSLDVERGECVVLVGPSGAGKSTLLRCLYGNYVASAGSIDIRDTSDDGQPVSITGAQPRDVLRLRRNVVGYVSQFLRVIPRVPTLTLVAEPLLLHGVPEHEARERAAALLARLNVPERLWALAPATFSGGEQQRVNIARGLIAEHPLLLLDEPTASLDAQNRDTVAELIVDARERGAAIVGIFHDEETRNKVATRRIELRPPRRH from the coding sequence ATGCAATCCACTGAAACAGGCGCCGAACCCGCTTTCGCCACCAACCCGGCGCTGATGCTGCGCGCCGCCGGCATCGGCAAGACCTTTACGCTGCACGGCCAGGGCGGCGTCCAGATCGAAGCGCTCGCGGACGTATCGCTCGACGTCGAGCGCGGCGAATGCGTGGTGCTGGTCGGGCCGTCGGGCGCGGGCAAGAGCACGCTGCTGCGCTGTCTGTATGGCAACTATGTCGCGAGCGCGGGTTCGATCGATATCCGCGATACCAGCGATGATGGCCAGCCGGTGTCGATCACCGGCGCGCAACCGCGCGACGTACTGCGTTTGCGCCGCAATGTCGTGGGCTACGTGAGCCAGTTTCTGCGCGTGATCCCGCGCGTGCCGACGCTCACGCTCGTCGCCGAGCCGCTGCTGTTGCACGGCGTCCCCGAGCACGAAGCGCGTGAGCGCGCCGCCGCGCTGCTCGCGCGCCTGAACGTGCCCGAGCGGCTGTGGGCGCTCGCGCCCGCGACGTTTTCCGGCGGCGAACAGCAGCGTGTGAATATCGCACGCGGCTTGATTGCCGAGCATCCGTTGCTGCTGCTCGACGAACCGACCGCGTCGCTCGATGCGCAAAACCGCGACACGGTGGCCGAACTGATCGTCGATGCGCGCGAGCGCGGCGCGGCGATCGTCGGCATCTTCCACGACGAGGAAACGCGCAACAAGGTGGCGACCCGTCGCATCGAACTGCGGCCGCCACGGCGCCATTAA
- a CDS encoding alpha-D-ribose 1-methylphosphonate 5-phosphate C-P-lyase PhnJ — translation MNAPDTALSSATYDSAAHGYNFAYLDEQTKRMLRRALLKAVAVPGYQVPFASREMPLPFGWGTGGIQVTAAIIGKQDTLKVIDQGSDETTNAVNIRRFFARTTGVATTRRTSDATIIQTRHRIPETPLTEQQILVYQVPMPEPLYRLEPRVTECKKLHALADYGLISVKLYEDIVHHGSIATTYDYPVIVNHRYLTSPSPIPKFDNPKMHMNAALQLFGAGRERRIHAIPPYTHVRSLDFDDHPFEVQKWQHACALCGSKESFLDEMIVDDAGTRMFVCSDSDYCHERRDGGEIDSATGTEAQQPLPHRAREGESV, via the coding sequence ATGAACGCACCGGATACCGCTCTTTCTTCCGCCACGTACGACAGCGCCGCGCACGGCTACAACTTCGCGTATCTCGACGAGCAGACCAAGCGCATGCTGCGCCGCGCGCTGCTCAAGGCGGTGGCCGTGCCGGGCTACCAGGTCCCGTTCGCTTCGCGTGAAATGCCGCTGCCATTCGGCTGGGGCACCGGCGGCATCCAGGTGACGGCCGCGATCATCGGCAAACAGGACACGCTGAAGGTGATCGATCAAGGCTCCGACGAAACCACCAACGCGGTCAATATCCGCCGCTTCTTCGCGCGCACGACCGGCGTCGCGACCACGCGCCGCACGAGCGACGCGACGATCATCCAGACCCGTCACCGGATTCCCGAAACGCCGCTGACCGAGCAGCAGATTCTGGTCTATCAGGTGCCGATGCCGGAACCGCTGTACCGGCTCGAACCGCGCGTCACCGAATGCAAAAAGCTGCATGCGCTCGCCGACTATGGGCTCATCAGCGTGAAGCTTTACGAGGACATCGTGCATCACGGCAGCATCGCGACCACGTACGACTATCCGGTGATCGTCAACCATCGCTATCTGACGTCGCCGTCGCCGATCCCGAAGTTCGACAACCCGAAGATGCATATGAATGCCGCGCTGCAGCTGTTCGGCGCGGGCCGCGAACGCCGGATTCACGCGATTCCGCCGTACACCCATGTGCGCAGTCTCGACTTCGACGATCACCCGTTCGAAGTGCAGAAATGGCAGCACGCGTGCGCGCTGTGCGGATCGAAAGAGAGCTTTCTCGACGAGATGATCGTCGACGACGCGGGCACGCGCATGTTCGTCTGCTCGGATAGCGACTATTGCCACGAACGGCGCGATGGCGGTGAAATCGATAGCGCGACAGGCACCGAAGCGCAGCAGCCGCTGCCGCACCGCGCACGCGAAGGAGAATCCGTATGA
- a CDS encoding M20 aminoacylase family protein: MNETPRLTEVSDLEPAAASLREIRHHIHHHPELAYEEVQTAALVADKLESWGWQVTRGVGKTGVVGTLKVGDGKRSIGIRADMDALPIIEQTGLPYASGTHGKMHACGHDGHTTILLGAAQRLAETRNFSGTVHLYFQPAEESGIDSGAMKMINDGLFERFPCDAVFGLHNHPGAEPGVLLFRKGPFMSAGDKAIITIEGVGGHAARPHLTVDPVVVAASIVMALQTIVARNVDPSQPAVVTVGSMHAGTANNVISSSAKLELSVRSFSPEVRALLKKRITELAESQAASYGGKAHVEYIEGYPVVINSDAETDFAVQVARELVGDAKVVEQTGILMGSEDFAFMLQKRPGTFLRIGNGVGEDGCMVHNPHYDFNDHSLPIGAAFWARLVERYLAQ; this comes from the coding sequence ATGAACGAGACCCCGCGTCTGACCGAAGTGTCCGATCTGGAACCCGCCGCCGCGAGCCTGCGCGAGATTCGCCATCACATTCACCACCATCCCGAACTCGCTTACGAAGAGGTGCAAACCGCCGCGCTGGTCGCGGACAAGCTGGAGAGCTGGGGCTGGCAGGTTACGCGCGGCGTCGGCAAGACCGGTGTGGTCGGCACGCTGAAGGTGGGCGACGGCAAGCGCAGCATCGGCATTCGCGCGGACATGGATGCGCTGCCGATCATCGAGCAAACCGGCCTGCCATATGCGAGCGGCACGCACGGCAAGATGCACGCATGCGGCCATGACGGCCACACGACGATTCTGCTCGGTGCCGCGCAACGGCTTGCCGAAACGCGCAATTTCTCAGGCACCGTGCATCTGTATTTCCAGCCGGCCGAGGAAAGCGGCATCGACAGCGGCGCGATGAAAATGATCAACGACGGCCTGTTCGAACGCTTCCCGTGCGATGCCGTATTCGGTTTGCACAATCATCCGGGCGCGGAACCGGGCGTGCTGCTGTTTCGCAAGGGGCCGTTCATGTCGGCGGGCGACAAGGCGATCATCACGATCGAAGGCGTCGGCGGCCATGCGGCGCGTCCGCATCTGACCGTCGATCCGGTGGTGGTGGCAGCCAGCATCGTGATGGCGCTGCAGACGATCGTCGCGCGCAATGTCGATCCGTCGCAGCCGGCGGTCGTAACGGTCGGCTCGATGCACGCGGGCACCGCGAACAACGTGATTTCAAGTAGCGCGAAGCTGGAGTTGAGCGTGCGTTCGTTCAGCCCGGAAGTGCGCGCGCTGCTGAAAAAGCGCATCACCGAACTGGCTGAATCGCAGGCCGCGAGTTATGGCGGCAAGGCGCACGTCGAGTACATCGAAGGCTATCCGGTCGTGATTAATAGCGACGCGGAGACCGATTTCGCGGTGCAGGTTGCGCGCGAACTGGTCGGCGACGCCAAGGTGGTCGAGCAGACCGGCATCCTGATGGGCAGCGAAGACTTCGCGTTCATGCTGCAGAAGCGGCCGGGCACATTCCTGCGTATCGGCAACGGCGTCGGTGAAGATGGCTGCATGGTGCACAACCCGCACTACGACTTCAACGACCACAGCCTGCCGATCGGCGCGGCGTTCTGGGCTCGTCTGGTGGAGCGGTATCTGGCGCAATAA
- the phnH gene encoding phosphonate C-P lyase system protein PhnH codes for MESAQIALSTLTPGFADPVHDTQAVFRTLLDTLSRPGTIGLIGDVLPEPHRARAEPAAFAALLTLCDYATPVWLAQPDTALASALRFHTGAPLVDTPANAAFAYLHDAEALPPLESFAPGSAESPEQSATLLIRVDALTGGEPIALRGPGIRDTATISPVGLPARFWRERATLAPLFPSGIDCYLVCGTRLIGLPRTTEAKVN; via the coding sequence ATGGAAAGCGCACAGATTGCTTTATCGACGCTGACGCCGGGCTTCGCGGATCCGGTCCACGATACGCAGGCGGTCTTTCGCACGCTGCTCGATACGCTGTCGCGGCCGGGCACGATCGGCTTGATCGGCGACGTGCTGCCCGAGCCGCATCGCGCGCGCGCCGAACCCGCCGCGTTCGCGGCGCTGCTGACGCTCTGCGATTACGCGACGCCCGTCTGGCTCGCGCAACCCGACACCGCGCTCGCATCGGCGTTGCGCTTTCATACCGGCGCGCCCCTCGTCGATACACCGGCCAACGCCGCGTTTGCCTATCTGCACGATGCCGAAGCACTGCCGCCGCTGGAAAGCTTTGCGCCCGGCAGCGCCGAATCGCCCGAGCAGTCGGCCACGCTGCTGATCCGCGTCGATGCATTGACAGGCGGTGAACCGATCGCGCTGCGCGGCCCCGGCATCCGCGATACCGCGACGATTTCGCCAGTCGGCTTGCCCGCGCGATTCTGGCGCGAACGCGCGACGCTCGCGCCGCTGTTTCCATCCGGCATCGACTGTTATCTGGTTTGCGGTACGCGCCTGATCGGCTTGCCGCGCACAACTGAAGCAAAGGTGAACTGA
- the phnN gene encoding phosphonate metabolism protein/1,5-bisphosphokinase (PRPP-forming) PhnN: protein MTGRLIYVMGPSGAGKDSLLEFARQRLVGEPIVFAHRYITRPSGNGEAHVALSVEEFAARSVQGLFALEWSSHSLRYGIGIELDAWLARGCTVVVNGSRQYVQHALARYPRAEVVHVNAAAHILEARLGARARESAEQVAARLARRAPFSLPDSVRCTTIDNSGALEDAGLALIAALKESVSV, encoded by the coding sequence ATGACAGGGCGTTTGATCTATGTGATGGGGCCATCGGGCGCGGGCAAGGATTCGCTGCTCGAATTCGCGCGTCAGCGGCTCGTCGGTGAGCCGATCGTTTTCGCGCATCGCTACATCACGCGGCCGAGCGGCAATGGCGAGGCGCATGTCGCGCTAAGCGTCGAGGAATTCGCCGCGCGCTCGGTGCAGGGACTGTTTGCGCTCGAATGGTCGAGTCATTCGCTGCGCTACGGCATCGGCATCGAACTCGATGCGTGGCTTGCGCGCGGTTGCACGGTGGTTGTCAATGGTTCGCGGCAGTATGTGCAGCATGCGCTCGCGCGTTATCCGCGGGCGGAAGTGGTTCATGTGAACGCCGCCGCGCATATTCTCGAAGCGCGGCTCGGCGCGCGGGCGCGCGAATCGGCGGAGCAGGTCGCGGCACGGCTTGCGCGGCGCGCGCCGTTTTCGTTGCCCGATAGCGTGCGTTGCACGACCATCGATAATTCCGGCGCGCTCGAAGACGCGGGGCTCGCGTTGATCGCCGCGTTGAAGGAATCCGTGAGCGTCTGA
- the phnF gene encoding phosphonate metabolism transcriptional regulator PhnF → MTSNDSAAPATTLERGAGVAVWRQIEQILAAEIAASGFGDEGRLPSEGELAKRFDVNRHTVRRAMLGLAALGLVSVEQGRGTFVQPGAIDYTIGRRTRFTENLRQQHHAPAGKMLSAARVKAEPGVAKALGLRAGTAVYRIESLNESDGVPLTFARSWYPAMRFTDLPDVVQRVGGMTKALAEFGVTDYLRKWSRIGSVLPEPEVARRLNINRQQPVLWVENVDVDMQGTPVKYGFTHFAADRVQLLVEHDL, encoded by the coding sequence ATGACATCGAACGACAGCGCGGCGCCGGCCACGACACTCGAACGCGGCGCGGGCGTGGCCGTCTGGCGGCAGATCGAACAGATCCTCGCGGCCGAGATAGCGGCCAGTGGTTTCGGCGACGAGGGCCGGCTGCCGAGCGAGGGTGAACTGGCCAAACGCTTCGACGTCAACCGCCATACCGTGCGCCGCGCGATGCTCGGCCTCGCCGCGCTCGGTCTCGTCAGCGTCGAGCAGGGGCGCGGCACGTTCGTGCAGCCCGGTGCGATCGACTATACGATTGGCCGCCGTACGCGCTTCACCGAAAACCTGCGGCAGCAGCATCATGCGCCGGCCGGCAAGATGCTGTCGGCCGCGCGCGTGAAGGCCGAACCGGGCGTGGCGAAGGCGCTGGGGCTGCGTGCCGGCACCGCGGTGTATCGCATCGAATCGCTGAACGAGTCCGACGGCGTGCCGCTCACATTTGCGCGCAGCTGGTATCCGGCGATGCGTTTCACCGATTTGCCGGACGTGGTGCAGCGGGTCGGCGGCATGACGAAAGCACTGGCCGAATTCGGCGTCACCGATTATCTGCGCAAGTGGAGCCGTATCGGCAGCGTGCTGCCCGAGCCCGAAGTGGCGCGACGCCTGAACATCAATCGTCAGCAGCCGGTGCTGTGGGTCGAAAACGTCGACGTCGATATGCAGGGGACTCCGGTCAAATACGGCTTCACGCATTTCGCCGCGGATCGTGTGCAACTGCTCGTGGAGCACGATCTGTGA
- a CDS encoding DUF1045 domain-containing protein: protein MSGAWDAQARFAVYYAPSHESMWWQAGSAWLGRDAQSGKDCVPPQLPGLTRPLAALTDAPRRYGWHGTLVAPFRLDASITQADVLEVARAWALTQQPFALPIEAATLGDFVALRPADAHGDARMREVAASALQSLDTLRAQPSAADLARRLAAPLSERQRTLLLQWGYPYVLDEFRFHMTLSNSLADANERATLLAWWRQRTTELGPLAIDRAALFVEPAPGEPFVLWERLPFGSAAPRA, encoded by the coding sequence GTGAGCGGCGCGTGGGACGCACAGGCGCGCTTTGCCGTCTACTACGCGCCGTCGCATGAATCGATGTGGTGGCAGGCAGGCTCCGCATGGCTCGGCCGCGACGCGCAAAGCGGCAAGGATTGCGTGCCACCGCAACTGCCGGGATTGACGCGTCCATTGGCGGCATTGACCGATGCGCCGCGCCGCTACGGCTGGCATGGCACGCTGGTTGCGCCGTTCAGGCTCGACGCCAGCATCACGCAGGCAGACGTGCTCGAAGTGGCGCGTGCGTGGGCGCTCACGCAACAGCCGTTTGCGCTGCCGATCGAAGCCGCGACGCTCGGCGATTTCGTCGCGTTGCGGCCCGCCGATGCGCATGGCGATGCGCGTATGCGCGAAGTCGCGGCGAGCGCGCTGCAATCGCTCGATACGTTGCGCGCGCAGCCATCGGCGGCCGATCTCGCACGCCGGCTCGCCGCGCCCTTGAGTGAACGGCAACGTACGTTGCTGCTCCAATGGGGTTACCCGTACGTGCTCGACGAATTCCGTTTTCATATGACGCTGTCCAACTCGCTTGCCGATGCCAACGAACGCGCGACGCTGCTCGCATGGTGGCGGCAGCGCACGACCGAACTCGGGCCGCTCGCGATCGATCGGGCCGCGCTCTTCGTCGAACCGGCGCCGGGTGAGCCGTTCGTGTTGTGGGAGCGCCTGCCGTTCGGCAGTGCGGCGCCCCGCGCATGA
- the phnK gene encoding phosphonate C-P lyase system protein PhnK, with the protein MTPLLSARALTKQYGGRNGCRNVSFDLYPGEVLCIVGESGSGKTTLLNTLALKTEADSGSLHYTASHGDVLDLRALSEPRRRLLMRTEWGFVQQNPRDGLRIGVSAGANIGEPLMAVGARHYGDIRRTATQWMERVELDPTRIDEFPTAFSGGMQQRLQIARNLVTGPRLVFMDEPTAGLDVSVQARLLDLLRTLSSTLHLSVLIVTHDIGVARLLAHRLMVMQAGEVVEAGLTDQVLDDPQHPYTQTLVSSVLPV; encoded by the coding sequence ATGACGCCGCTGCTGAGCGCTCGCGCGCTCACCAAACAGTATGGCGGCCGCAACGGTTGCCGCAACGTCAGCTTCGATCTGTATCCGGGCGAGGTGCTGTGCATCGTCGGCGAATCGGGTTCGGGCAAGACCACGCTGCTCAACACGCTCGCGTTGAAGACCGAAGCCGATAGCGGCTCGCTGCATTACACCGCGTCGCACGGCGACGTGCTCGATCTGCGCGCGCTGTCCGAGCCGCGCCGCCGTCTGCTGATGCGCACCGAGTGGGGCTTCGTGCAGCAAAATCCACGCGATGGTTTGCGCATCGGCGTATCGGCCGGCGCGAATATCGGCGAGCCGCTGATGGCGGTCGGCGCACGCCACTATGGCGACATTCGCCGCACTGCGACGCAGTGGATGGAGCGCGTCGAGCTGGACCCTACCCGTATCGACGAATTTCCCACCGCGTTTTCGGGCGGCATGCAGCAGCGTTTGCAGATCGCGCGCAATCTCGTCACCGGTCCACGGCTCGTCTTTATGGACGAACCGACCGCCGGCCTCGACGTGTCGGTGCAGGCACGTCTGCTCGATCTGTTGCGCACGCTGAGTTCGACGCTGCATCTGTCGGTGCTGATCGTTACGCACGATATCGGCGTGGCGCGTCTGCTCGCGCATCGGTTGATGGTGATGCAAGCCGGCGAAGTCGTCGAAGCCGGCTTGACCGATCAGGTGCTCGACGATCCGCAGCATCCGTATACGCAAACGCTGGTTTCCTCGGTTCTGCCGGTTTGA
- a CDS encoding carbon-phosphorus lyase complex subunit PhnI, which produces MYVAVKGGERAIEASWRLLDKARRGDTQIAELSVAQIREQLRLAVARVMTEGSIYDEELAALAIKQAAGDLVEAIFLLRAYRTTLPRFGYTRAIDTETMQVERRISATFKDVPGGQLLGATYDYTQRLLDFALLADAQHEATALYGDASTPRETPATEPMPRVVSLLDKEGLIEQERPTLDGTEPGDLSREPLAFPASRATRLQNLARGDEGFLLAMGYATQRGYANSHPFAGEIRFGTIAVEMDLDELDGPDRAVDIGDIDITECQMINQFAGSSTVAPTFTQGYGLAFGHSERKAMAMALVDRALRAEELGETLASPTQDIEFMLSHSDNVEASGFVQHLKLPHYVDFQSELELVRRLRAQHQCNDEAGETSDREHAA; this is translated from the coding sequence ATGTACGTTGCAGTCAAAGGTGGAGAGCGCGCGATCGAAGCATCGTGGCGCCTGCTCGACAAGGCACGCCGCGGCGATACGCAAATCGCCGAACTCAGCGTCGCGCAGATTCGCGAGCAGTTGCGTCTCGCGGTCGCACGCGTGATGACCGAAGGCTCGATCTACGACGAAGAACTCGCCGCACTCGCGATCAAGCAGGCCGCCGGCGATCTGGTCGAAGCGATCTTTCTGCTGCGCGCATATCGCACCACGTTGCCACGCTTCGGCTATACGCGCGCCATCGACACCGAAACGATGCAGGTCGAGCGGCGCATTTCGGCAACCTTCAAGGACGTGCCGGGCGGTCAACTTCTGGGCGCGACCTACGATTACACGCAGCGTCTGCTCGATTTCGCGCTGCTTGCCGACGCTCAGCATGAAGCGACAGCGCTGTATGGCGATGCATCGACTCCGCGCGAAACACCCGCAACGGAGCCGATGCCGCGCGTCGTCTCGTTGCTCGACAAGGAAGGTCTGATCGAACAGGAACGTCCGACGCTCGATGGTACGGAGCCGGGCGATCTGTCGCGCGAACCGCTGGCCTTTCCGGCCAGCCGTGCGACGCGCTTGCAGAATCTCGCGCGCGGCGATGAAGGCTTTCTGCTCGCGATGGGTTACGCGACGCAACGCGGCTACGCGAATTCGCATCCGTTCGCGGGCGAGATCCGCTTCGGCACGATCGCGGTCGAGATGGATCTCGACGAACTCGATGGACCGGACCGCGCGGTCGATATCGGCGACATCGACATCACCGAATGCCAGATGATCAACCAGTTCGCGGGCAGCAGCACGGTAGCGCCGACCTTTACGCAAGGCTACGGCCTCGCGTTCGGCCACTCGGAGCGCAAGGCGATGGCGATGGCACTCGTCGATCGCGCGTTGCGCGCGGAAGAACTCGGCGAAACGCTGGCGTCGCCAACCCAGGACATCGAATTCATGCTGTCGCATAGCGATAACGTCGAAGCGTCGGGCTTCGTGCAGCATCTGAAATTGCCGCATTACGTCGACTTCCAGTCGGAGTTGGAACTGGTGCGGCGTCTGCGCGCGCAGCATCAATGCAACGACGAAGCCGGCGAGACCAGCGACAGGGAGCACGCAGCATGA
- the phnG gene encoding phosphonate C-P lyase system protein PhnG, translated as MSVTSPSSSSAVPSSTRRAWMAVLARTPRADLEAAFEHLLRDLPAPSYDWLRPPEIGLAMVRGRIGGSGDPFNLGEATVTRATLRLRTNDGANATVGVACHLGRDRRRAELAALADALLQMPEHHDRLHRQLIEPFAARQQAHHAQQRQDAASTRVEFFTMVRGD; from the coding sequence ATGAGCGTCACCTCCCCCTCCTCTTCTTCCGCCGTGCCGTCATCGACCCGGCGCGCCTGGATGGCCGTGCTGGCCCGCACGCCGCGCGCCGACCTCGAAGCCGCGTTCGAGCATCTGTTACGCGACCTCCCCGCTCCCTCCTACGACTGGCTGCGCCCGCCTGAAATCGGTCTCGCGATGGTACGCGGGCGCATCGGCGGCAGCGGCGATCCGTTCAATCTCGGCGAAGCAACGGTCACGCGCGCGACGCTGCGCTTGCGTACCAACGATGGCGCGAATGCGACCGTCGGCGTCGCCTGTCATCTGGGCCGCGACCGCCGCCGCGCCGAACTGGCCGCGCTTGCCGACGCGTTGCTGCAAATGCCCGAGCATCACGATCGCTTGCATCGTCAGTTGATCGAGCCATTCGCCGCACGGCAGCAGGCACACCATGCGCAACAACGACAGGACGCGGCGTCGACGCGCGTCGAATTCTTTACGATGGTGCGAGGCGACTGA
- a CDS encoding LysR family transcriptional regulator: MKLQQLQAFVAAAHHRSLRAAARELGVTQPAVTHTIRELESALNAELMVRSVRGIELTACGLALLPRAEQLLGDMRRTVEAVEQVKGELAGKVSVGTMPSLALTVLPHAVSNFRNKMPLVNLHLEEVTVPDALARLRNGTLDLAAIHHVQALDADLVQVPLYSTQFVVTMRDGHPLANVTRLHQLLDAEWIVTVGADHFPHSVMMAMFSAHGLPVPKRMLRAPSSFAVTLGLVSQTDVIGCFTQPLAQMVAPLGIRVAQIEDAMPNYDLSIISRRDLLPTPAVQQFVACLRQATRDRMGSVQ, encoded by the coding sequence ATGAAGCTGCAACAGTTGCAAGCCTTCGTCGCCGCCGCGCATCACCGCAGTCTGCGGGCCGCCGCGCGCGAACTGGGCGTGACGCAGCCGGCCGTCACTCATACGATTCGTGAGCTCGAAAGCGCGCTGAATGCGGAACTGATGGTGCGCAGCGTGCGCGGCATCGAACTGACCGCATGCGGCCTCGCGCTGCTGCCGCGCGCCGAGCAGTTGCTGGGCGACATGCGCCGCACCGTCGAAGCCGTCGAACAGGTGAAGGGCGAACTGGCCGGCAAGGTCAGCGTCGGCACGATGCCGTCGCTCGCGCTGACCGTATTGCCGCATGCGGTATCGAACTTTCGCAACAAGATGCCGCTCGTGAATCTGCATCTGGAAGAAGTGACGGTGCCCGATGCGCTCGCGCGTCTGCGCAACGGCACGCTCGATCTCGCGGCGATCCATCACGTGCAGGCTCTGGATGCGGACCTCGTGCAGGTGCCCCTCTACTCGACGCAATTCGTCGTGACGATGCGCGACGGCCATCCGCTCGCGAATGTCACGCGTTTGCATCAGTTGCTCGACGCCGAGTGGATCGTAACGGTCGGTGCCGATCATTTCCCACACAGCGTGATGATGGCGATGTTCAGCGCGCATGGCCTGCCGGTGCCGAAGCGGATGTTGCGCGCGCCATCATCGTTTGCGGTGACGCTCGGGCTCGTGTCGCAAACCGACGTGATCGGTTGCTTCACGCAGCCGCTTGCGCAGATGGTCGCGCCGCTCGGCATCCGCGTCGCGCAGATCGAAGACGCGATGCCGAATTACGATCTGAGCATCATCTCGCGACGCGACCTGCTGCCGACGCCGGCGGTGCAGCAGTTCGTCGCGTGTTTGCGGCAAGCGACGCGCGACAGGATGGGCAGTGTGCAATAA